A stretch of the candidate division WOR-3 bacterium genome encodes the following:
- a CDS encoding DUF4198 domain-containing protein: protein MLQNRTKLLIIVGFCLILPLYAHFQIILPGTNIIDDQKSANINLQLMFCHPFEQAIMNMDKPLQFGVLIGGEKRENLLNTLSEKKVEGFSTWNANYKLKQPGDYVFYVEPAPYWEPAEEKFIIHYTKTVVNGFGMQEGWDAEIGLETEIIPLTRPYGLYAGNVFCGLVKVNGKPAPFTDVEIEFYNIDKKYSAPKEPHITQVTRTDANGVFVYAMPRPGWWGFAALSERETKMLNKQDRKEYPVEIGAVIWVYVEEMK from the coding sequence ATGTTGCAAAATAGGACAAAATTATTGATTATTGTGGGGTTTTGTTTGATTCTTCCATTATATGCACATTTTCAAATCATACTCCCCGGTACTAATATTATAGATGACCAGAAATCGGCAAACATCAATCTTCAATTAATGTTCTGCCATCCCTTTGAACAGGCAATTATGAATATGGATAAACCTTTGCAGTTTGGGGTTCTAATCGGTGGCGAAAAAAGAGAAAATCTTTTAAATACACTCTCAGAAAAGAAGGTTGAAGGTTTTTCAACCTGGAACGCAAATTATAAATTAAAACAACCCGGTGATTATGTGTTTTATGTCGAACCCGCACCCTACTGGGAACCGGCTGAAGAAAAGTTTATTATTCATTATACAAAGACCGTGGTGAACGGATTTGGAATGCAAGAAGGATGGGATGCGGAAATCGGGCTTGAAACGGAAATTATACCATTAACCCGTCCTTATGGGTTATATGCGGGAAATGTATTTTGCGGATTGGTAAAGGTAAATGGTAAACCCGCACCGTTTACCGATGTTGAGATTGAGTTCTATAACATTGATAAAAAATATAGCGCACCCAAAGAACCCCATATTACCCAGGTGACAAGGACCGATGCCAATGGTGTATTTGTCTATGCCATGCCCAGACCAGGGTGGTGGGGTTTTGCAGCATTGAGTGAAAGGGAAACGAAGATGCTCAATAAACAGGACAGGAAAGAATATCCAGTGGAGATTGGGGCGGTGATATGGGTTTATGTTGAGGAGATGAAGTAA
- a CDS encoding ABC transporter ATP-binding protein yields the protein MEAKYLIRLTSITFGYNGKPLLFDDLHFSLLEGERVGIIGPNGSGKTTLFNIIMGFVEPANGVIEIAGRIIKGEKDFQKVREMIGFLFQNSDDQLFCPSVREETAFGPLNYRVPKEEIESIVKKSLELVGLEGFEERAPYQLSEGEKKKLAIATILAMQPKILLLDEPTNGLDEEGVKRVINILNSKKFTYAIISQDINFLKQTTEKIYTIENGRLVEVNLHLH from the coding sequence ATGGAAGCAAAATATCTGATAAGGTTAACAAGTATTACTTTTGGGTATAATGGTAAACCACTACTTTTTGATGATTTGCATTTTTCCCTTTTGGAGGGTGAACGTGTGGGTATCATTGGTCCAAATGGTTCAGGAAAGACTACTTTATTCAATATAATAATGGGATTTGTTGAACCCGCAAATGGAGTAATTGAGATTGCAGGCAGGATTATAAAAGGTGAAAAAGATTTTCAGAAGGTGCGAGAAATGATTGGATTCTTATTTCAGAATTCTGACGACCAGTTATTCTGTCCGAGTGTTAGAGAGGAAACGGCATTTGGTCCTTTAAATTATAGAGTTCCTAAAGAAGAGATTGAAAGCATTGTAAAAAAATCTCTTGAACTTGTTGGGCTCGAAGGATTTGAAGAAAGGGCTCCGTATCAACTGTCCGAGGGTGAAAAAAAGAAACTGGCAATTGCAACTATACTGGCAATGCAGCCAAAAATTTTGCTCCTTGATGAGCCAACAAATGGGCTTGATGAGGAGGGTGTCAAAAGGGTAATTAATATTTTAAATAGTAAAAAATTTACATACGCGATAATTTCCCAGGATATCAACTTTTTAAAACAAACGACAGAAAAAATTTATACAATTGAAAATGGTAGATTGGTAGAAGTTAACCTTCATTTACATTGA
- the nikR gene encoding nickel-responsive transcriptional regulator NikR — protein MSDAVRFGVSMSRKLLVEFDRLIREKGYKNRSEAIRKLIREKLVQKEWESSKEEIVATITMVYSHEVRELTERLTEIQHKYYKQIISTMHIHLDEHNCLEILAIKGRADEVKSIADRLLSTKGIKHGQVATTSTGRRLA, from the coding sequence ATGTCTGATGCAGTGAGATTCGGGGTGTCAATGAGTCGGAAATTGCTTGTTGAATTTGACCGGTTGATAAGAGAGAAAGGGTATAAAAATCGGTCTGAGGCAATTAGAAAATTGATCAGGGAAAAACTCGTTCAAAAAGAATGGGAATCTTCAAAAGAAGAGATTGTGGCAACGATTACAATGGTTTATAGCCATGAGGTTAGGGAACTCACCGAGCGTTTAACAGAAATTCAGCATAAATATTATAAGCAAATAATTTCTACCATGCATATCCATCTTGATGAGCATAATTGTCTGGAAATTCTTGCGATAAAAGGTAGGGCAGATGAAGTAAAGAGTATCGCGGATAGACTACTCAGTACAAAGGGGATAAAACATGGACAGGTGGCAACAACGAGCACGGGCAGAAGGCTTGCGTGA
- a CDS encoding aconitase/3-isopropylmalate dehydratase large subunit family protein, giving the protein MTIIEKIFSRACGKKVKPDEYIWANVDIVAMRDFGGPNVVQEFEGNFNNAPVFDNKKVVITFDLHIPPRDEKVARNQQILRRFAREKGVKLFDVNTGVGQHILMENGLIKPWHIVIGTDSHMNLLGAIGAAGFGMGTTDIAGALYKGNLWFKVPRTIKVVINGILKYPVTAKDVILYILKNLTTSGALNRAVEFCGETIKMMSLDERITMTSMVTEMSGDIGFMETDETVYEFLRTHNVENIEPINADDDAEYEKIYEFDITSLRPQIACPHSPDNVVDVADVAGRKIDQVFIGSCTNGRFEDLKIVAKILEGKKINNNVRLIIVPATHEVAQQAEQAGFYKIFLHSGAVVVNPGCSLCTTGHPGILAPGEVMVSTSNRNFIGKIGKGGEVYLASPATAAASAVRGVITSPMELWN; this is encoded by the coding sequence ATGACAATAATAGAAAAAATTTTTTCCCGTGCCTGTGGGAAAAAAGTTAAACCGGATGAATATATATGGGCAAATGTAGACATCGTGGCGATGCGGGATTTTGGTGGTCCGAATGTGGTACAAGAATTTGAAGGAAATTTTAATAATGCGCCTGTTTTTGATAATAAAAAAGTTGTCATCACCTTTGATCTTCATATCCCACCGCGTGATGAAAAAGTTGCACGGAACCAGCAGATTTTAAGAAGATTTGCCCGAGAAAAGGGCGTAAAATTATTTGATGTTAATACTGGTGTCGGACAACATATTCTAATGGAAAACGGTCTGATAAAACCCTGGCATATTGTTATCGGCACTGATAGTCATATGAACCTGCTGGGTGCAATCGGTGCCGCAGGTTTTGGAATGGGCACAACCGATATAGCCGGGGCACTTTATAAAGGCAATCTCTGGTTTAAAGTACCGAGGACGATAAAAGTGGTCATTAACGGGATTTTAAAATATCCGGTGACAGCAAAGGATGTGATATTGTATATTCTTAAAAATTTGACAACGAGTGGTGCGCTAAATAGGGCAGTAGAATTTTGCGGTGAAACTATAAAGATGATGAGTTTAGATGAGCGCATTACAATGACAAGCATGGTCACGGAGATGTCGGGTGATATTGGATTTATGGAAACGGATGAGACCGTATATGAATTTCTGAGAACCCATAATGTAGAAAATATTGAACCCATAAATGCAGATGATGATGCAGAATATGAAAAGATTTATGAGTTTGATATTACAAGTTTGAGACCTCAGATTGCCTGTCCTCATTCTCCAGATAATGTGGTAGATGTTGCTGATGTGGCAGGGAGAAAGATAGACCAGGTTTTTATTGGTTCCTGTACCAATGGACGCTTTGAGGATTTGAAGATTGTTGCGAAAATACTGGAAGGCAAAAAAATCAACAATAATGTAAGGTTGATAATCGTACCGGCAACGCACGAGGTCGCCCAGCAGGCTGAGCAGGCAGGATTTTATAAGATATTTTTACATAGCGGTGCAGTTGTCGTTAATCCGGGTTGTTCTTTATGTACAACAGGGCATCCAGGAATTCTCGCACCAGGTGAAGTTATGGTTTCCACTTCTAATCGCAATTTTATCGGAAAGATTGGCAAAGGCGGTGAAGTTTATCTCGCTTCGCCCGCTACCGCAGCTGCCAGTGCGGTGCGTGGTGTAATAACATCACCGATGGAATTATGGAATTAA
- a CDS encoding HD domain-containing protein, producing the protein MDENYIKKIFPEINEIKDDKLKKGVISAWLIAIKKGKWRAVKNIPFTLLIQTKKNLIEHTRSVTTMAMAIAKTRQDLNYDIVVAGALVHDVGKLLEYEFKNGQFVKSRFGELVRHPVSGYQIVLEAGLPLEIAHIVAAHSEEGEKVKRSPEAILIHHCDFIDFDIERSKSGK; encoded by the coding sequence ATGGATGAGAATTATATAAAAAAAATATTTCCTGAGATAAATGAGATTAAAGACGATAAGTTGAAAAAAGGTGTCATCTCGGCCTGGCTCATAGCGATAAAAAAGGGGAAGTGGAGGGCTGTTAAAAATATTCCATTTACACTTTTAATACAAACAAAAAAGAATCTTATTGAGCATACGCGTTCTGTAACGACTATGGCTATGGCAATTGCCAAGACACGCCAGGACCTCAATTATGATATTGTTGTTGCTGGTGCCCTTGTCCATGATGTAGGGAAGTTACTGGAATATGAATTTAAGAATGGACAATTCGTAAAGAGCCGTTTCGGAGAACTTGTCCGCCATCCAGTTTCGGGTTATCAAATTGTGCTTGAGGCAGGATTACCTCTGGAGATTGCTCACATTGTTGCTGCACATTCAGAGGAAGGAGAGAAGGTTAAGCGTTCACCTGAAGCAATCTTAATCCATCATTGTGATTTTATTGATTTTGATATAGAGAGATCAAAATCCGGAAAATAA
- a CDS encoding isocitrate/isopropylmalate dehydrogenase family protein — protein MPKYKIAWLPGDGIGKDVLDAAKIVLDKLELDAEYIYGDIGWEFWCKEGDPLPKRTIDLLKNVDAALFGAITSKPTKQAEAELVPELKGKGFVYRSPIVRMRQLFDLYICLRPCKAYPGNNLNYKEGIDLVVFRENTEDLYSGVEFYPVPEELSNLLINLSKNFEPFKNFSAQELAISCKINTRKGSEKIIRAAFEYARKNKRKKVTVIHKANVVRATDGLFLETAREVAKEYPEIQFEDANVDAIMMWLLKNPHNYDVLVAPNLYGDIVSDLCAQMVGGLGFGCSGNIGEKLAVFEPTHGSAPKYAGMYKVNPIATILAAKMMIEWLGELELAKKLENAVAEVIKEGRVKTYDMGGSATTLDMAKAIAEKL, from the coding sequence ATGCCAAAATATAAGATTGCCTGGTTGCCAGGAGATGGAATTGGCAAGGATGTTCTGGATGCAGCAAAGATAGTGCTTGATAAATTAGAACTTGATGCTGAATATATTTATGGTGATATTGGCTGGGAATTCTGGTGTAAAGAAGGAGATCCATTACCAAAAAGGACGATTGATTTGTTAAAGAATGTGGATGCAGCACTTTTCGGTGCAATTACTTCAAAACCCACAAAACAGGCTGAGGCTGAATTGGTTCCAGAATTAAAAGGAAAGGGATTTGTTTATCGCTCGCCGATTGTCAGAATGCGACAGTTGTTTGACCTTTATATATGTTTGAGACCCTGTAAGGCATATCCGGGCAATAATTTAAATTATAAAGAAGGTATTGACCTTGTTGTTTTCAGGGAAAATACAGAAGACCTATATTCTGGTGTTGAATTTTATCCGGTGCCCGAAGAATTATCAAATTTACTAATTAATCTTTCCAAAAATTTTGAACCATTCAAAAATTTTAGTGCACAGGAATTAGCTATATCCTGCAAAATTAATACCCGCAAGGGTTCAGAGAAAATTATCCGTGCCGCATTTGAATATGCCAGAAAAAATAAAAGAAAAAAGGTAACGGTCATTCACAAAGCAAATGTCGTCCGGGCGACTGATGGATTATTCTTAGAGACCGCCCGAGAGGTGGCAAAGGAGTATCCGGAAATCCAATTTGAAGATGCCAATGTTGATGCGATTATGATGTGGTTATTAAAAAATCCTCATAATTATGATGTGCTTGTGGCACCCAATCTTTATGGTGATATTGTTTCTGACTTGTGTGCGCAGATGGTTGGTGGCTTGGGATTTGGTTGTTCGGGAAATATTGGTGAAAAACTTGCGGTATTTGAGCCAACTCATGGTTCAGCACCAAAGTATGCAGGTATGTATAAAGTTAATCCGATTGCAACCATACTTGCGGCGAAGATGATGATTGAATGGCTGGGTGAATTAGAACTCGCAAAGAAACTTGAGAATGCGGTGGCTGAAGTTATTAAAGAAGGTAGAGTTAAAACCTATGATATGGGTGGTAGTGCTACAACTCTTGATATGGCGAAGGCAATAGCAGAAAAATTATGA
- the cbiQ gene encoding cobalt ECF transporter T component CbiQ, with product MFNEYINGNSIIHRFDPRIKIIYAFVFSVVIALQNELIPSLIGLLISIILVMLARIRLLEIINRLLIVDKFLLLLWLVLPLTYPGEPLLKILGLKISQPGLLFTLLLTIKANAILLILISLIATSSIFDIVHSLLHLKIPEKLVFLFFLIYRYLWVLNDEYEKIIRAAKARGFKLRNSIHTYKTIAYIVGSLLVKSYSRADNLYRAMVCRGFCGKFWLIDHFQFKTTDVFGAILLTICNILIIIA from the coding sequence ATGTTTAATGAATATATAAATGGTAATTCTATAATCCACAGATTTGATCCGCGCATAAAGATCATTTATGCATTTGTATTTTCTGTGGTTATTGCTCTACAGAATGAATTGATTCCTTCGTTAATCGGACTTTTAATCAGCATTATTTTGGTCATGCTTGCAAGGATAAGATTATTGGAGATAATAAACAGATTACTGATTGTTGATAAATTTCTCCTACTCCTCTGGCTTGTTCTTCCTTTGACATATCCAGGCGAACCATTATTAAAAATATTAGGTTTGAAAATAAGTCAGCCAGGTCTTTTGTTTACATTATTATTGACCATAAAGGCAAATGCAATACTTTTGATTCTTATCAGTCTTATAGCGACATCAAGTATATTTGATATTGTTCATAGCCTGCTCCATCTTAAAATACCAGAGAAACTTGTCTTCCTGTTTTTTCTAATATATCGGTATCTCTGGGTTCTTAATGATGAATATGAAAAGATAATACGGGCAGCAAAGGCAAGGGGGTTTAAACTGAGAAATTCTATTCATACCTACAAGACGATTGCTTATATTGTCGGGAGTCTACTGGTTAAAAGCTATAGCCGAGCAGATAATCTATATCGGGCAATGGTATGCCGGGGATTTTGTGGGAAATTCTGGCTCATAGACCACTTTCAATTCAAAACTACAGATGTTTTTGGTGCTATATTGTTGACCATTTGCAACATTTTGATTATAATCGCCTGA
- the cbiM gene encoding cobalt transporter CbiM, producing the protein MHIAEGVLTAPVLIGGASITVTGTAIGLKKIEYKDMPKIAVLSSAFFVASLIHIPVGPTSAHLILNGLAGIILGWAAFPALLLALFLQAILFQFGGLTTLGVNTATMATSAVFCFLIFKKLVEVQSRFWNFVGGFLTGFLSVLLASFFVAISLALSGEVFMPVAKMIIIVHIPVMIIEGILTGFVILFLKKVKPELL; encoded by the coding sequence ATGCATATCGCTGAAGGTGTTCTAACTGCGCCGGTTTTAATAGGTGGGGCTTCCATTACAGTAACCGGAACAGCAATCGGTTTAAAAAAAATTGAATATAAAGATATGCCGAAGATTGCTGTCCTTTCTTCTGCCTTTTTTGTTGCTTCGCTAATTCATATTCCAGTAGGACCTACAAGCGCCCATTTAATTCTCAACGGACTTGCAGGAATAATATTGGGCTGGGCTGCATTCCCAGCCCTTCTTCTGGCTTTATTCTTGCAGGCGATACTCTTCCAGTTCGGGGGATTGACAACACTCGGGGTGAATACCGCAACAATGGCAACTTCAGCCGTCTTTTGTTTTCTGATTTTTAAGAAATTGGTGGAGGTTCAAAGCCGATTTTGGAATTTTGTTGGTGGTTTTCTCACCGGATTTTTGAGCGTTCTTTTAGCCAGTTTTTTCGTCGCAATCTCTCTTGCTCTTAGTGGCGAGGTATTTATGCCTGTAGCGAAGATGATTATAATTGTCCATATTCCGGTGATGATTATTGAAGGTATCCTTACCGGATTTGTGATTTTATTCTTAAAAAAAGTTAAACCGGAATTACTTTGA
- a CDS encoding HD-GYP domain-containing protein has product MLIAQLTFGFFCTVFLLSLGLFYLYSKNQFDKKFLFAGFFFLFGAGFLLSSYLMNLTSQPSNTIIYWNKIMFSCIFAYFFIFPQFVYNTIGKGYTKAFCWLTGLFSVILIILTLFTDLFIKNELIDFAGIYRPTKSNITYLLIVLLAIWASYIFIDTIKYYRKNKPKLIDVRPMIIGIIFAVLLGLLDITGTFLNKTIIFKIRDPFIFGIFIIMLTFAWTFLSQYSMVFASLNKSKEEIEKLIAKSNKNFIEFVQLIAKTLDAKDEYTAGHSLRVLDYALKIAEELKLSESDKEILKQACLLHDIGKIGIPDGILNKKGKLSEDEKRYIINHPILGRKILGTVSEFQPILDIVYAHHERVDGKGYPEGIDCEKIPLLARIIAVADTYDAMISERPYRKAKSKEEAVKELQNAKDTQLDGEIVDLFLKILNVNEG; this is encoded by the coding sequence ATGCTTATTGCTCAATTGACCTTCGGATTTTTCTGCACGGTATTTTTATTGTCACTGGGGTTATTCTATCTTTATTCTAAAAACCAGTTTGATAAAAAATTCCTTTTTGCAGGATTTTTCTTTCTCTTTGGTGCAGGATTTTTGCTTTCCAGTTATCTTATGAATTTGACATCACAACCCAGTAATACAATAATTTACTGGAATAAAATAATGTTTTCCTGTATCTTTGCTTATTTTTTTATATTTCCACAATTTGTTTATAACACGATTGGTAAAGGATATACAAAAGCATTTTGCTGGCTCACCGGACTTTTTTCTGTTATATTAATAATTTTAACACTTTTTACTGATTTATTTATTAAAAATGAACTGATAGATTTTGCCGGCATTTACAGACCTACAAAATCAAATATAACCTATCTTTTAATCGTTCTTCTTGCAATCTGGGCAAGTTATATATTTATAGATACAATAAAATATTACCGAAAGAACAAGCCGAAATTGATTGATGTTCGACCGATGATTATCGGCATTATTTTTGCAGTCTTATTGGGATTGCTTGACATTACGGGAACATTTTTGAACAAAACAATTATATTTAAAATAAGAGACCCATTCATATTTGGAATTTTTATCATTATGTTAACATTCGCCTGGACATTTCTCTCACAATATTCAATGGTCTTTGCGAGTTTAAACAAATCAAAAGAAGAGATAGAAAAACTTATTGCAAAATCCAACAAAAATTTTATTGAATTTGTCCAGTTGATTGCAAAAACCCTTGATGCCAAGGACGAATATACTGCCGGTCATTCTCTCCGTGTCCTTGATTATGCCTTAAAAATTGCTGAAGAACTAAAACTTTCGGAATCCGATAAAGAAATATTAAAGCAAGCATGCCTGCTACACGATATTGGAAAGATAGGGATACCGGACGGAATTTTGAATAAAAAAGGGAAACTTTCAGAGGATGAAAAAAGATATATAATTAATCATCCGATACTTGGACGAAAAATACTCGGCACCGTCAGTGAATTTCAACCAATCCTTGATATTGTCTATGCCCATCATGAGAGGGTTGACGGAAAAGGTTATCCCGAAGGAATTGATTGTGAAAAAATTCCTCTTCTGGCAAGAATAATTGCAGTAGCTGACACTTATGATGCTATGATTTCAGAAAGACCTTACCGAAAGGCAAAATCCAAAGAAGAAGCAGTTAAAGAATTGCAAAATGCCAAAGATACCCAGCTTGATGGAGAAATAGTTGATCTATTTTTAAAAATACTCAATGTAAATGAAGGTTAA
- a CDS encoding 3-isopropylmalate dehydratase small subunit — MELNSINNNLVYRGRVWRFGDDIDTDQIYPGKYLPLTDKSEMAKHAMEGTDRGEEFLKNVKSGDIIVAGKNFGCGSSREHAATAIKGAGISLVIAESFARIFHRNCVNTALLTLELKEAKEINDGDILEVNIASGEIKNITQGKIYKAEPISELERAIINAGGLLNYLKSEYR; from the coding sequence ATGGAATTAAATAGTATTAATAATAATTTAGTTTATCGGGGTAGAGTCTGGAGATTTGGTGATGATATTGATACCGATCAGATTTATCCTGGTAAATATCTTCCTCTGACTGATAAATCAGAGATGGCTAAACATGCAATGGAAGGGACTGATAGGGGAGAGGAATTTTTAAAGAATGTGAAATCGGGTGATATAATTGTTGCGGGAAAGAATTTTGGCTGCGGTTCTTCACGGGAGCATGCAGCAACAGCGATCAAAGGAGCGGGTATAAGTCTGGTAATTGCCGAGTCGTTCGCCCGGATTTTCCATCGTAATTGTGTTAATACCGCATTATTGACCCTTGAATTGAAAGAGGCAAAAGAGATAAATGATGGTGATATTCTTGAAGTAAATATTGCCAGTGGCGAAATCAAAAATATCACTCAAGGTAAGATATACAAAGCCGAACCGATTTCAGAACTTGAAAGAGCTATAATAAATGCGGGTGGATTATTAAATTATTTGAAATCAGAATACAGGTGA